In the genome of Phocoena sinus isolate mPhoSin1 chromosome 15, mPhoSin1.pri, whole genome shotgun sequence, the window GCCCTGTTTTCTTCGCAGCTGATGGGACCAGCACATACAAACAGCACCGCAGGACGCcctcttcctccagctccctCGCCTACTCCCCACGGGAAGAGGAGGACAGCATGGTAGGTCTGCACCtcgctcccccctccccacccctccagagCCTGCCTCCCACCATGCCCTCCCTCCAGGCGCCCAGGGCCCAGGAGGAGCTGAAGGTGGAGCCTCAGCCGCGAGCTCAGGTCTGAGGGTGAAGCGAGCTGGTGTCAGAGGCCCAGCATGTGCGACACCCTGAGGCCTGAGCACCCATGGCTGGGTTTCCAGAGAGAGGCGCTGGTGAAGGTGGCTGAGCCAGAGGGTGTGGCGCCTGCAGGCTGAGAGGAGGCAAGTTTGGCTCCATCTTGTGGGGGTGGGAGCCACAGAAGGTTCATTCGGGAGGGTAACTAGATCAGAtccccttttttaaaatatttatttatttattttggctgcgttgggtcttcattgctgcacatgggctttagttgcagcaagtgggggctactcttccttgcagtgcgcaggcttctcattgcggtggcttctcttgttgcggagcacgggctctagggcgtgcaggcttcagtagttgtggctcacaggctctagaatacaggctcagtagttgtggtgcacaggcttagtcgctccacggcatgtgggatcctcctggaccagggctcgaacctgcgtcccctgcattggcaggcagattcttaaccactgcaccaccagggaaaaaACCTCATTTTTAAAGCTTCATCTGTTGCTGAGCAGAGGATGAATGGGTGGGTTGCCGGGTAGAGGCAGAGGCCCCGAGTTTGGGGTTCCTGACAAGGGAGATGGGGTTCAGCAGGTGGGGAAAGATGGATAGGCCCAAGCTGGGGTCAGTGAGGAAGGGCTTTGGGTCAGAGTTGGAGCTGGCTGTCGGTACCCAGGCCGTGTGGCCAGGGTCACAGTGGCCATTCCCTGTTTGTCGGTCCTCGCCCGGCTCTGGGACTGCTGCGGGAAGCGAAGGCTGGCCTggctggtgggggtgggatgcGAGCAACCTCCCACTGCCACTCACCTCTCCTGTGCCTGCTTTCTGCTTTCCCTCAGAGCCCCCAACAGACCCCGGCCAGTGCTCCAGCCCTTCTAGCCTCCCAGCACCGAAGGCTTCTCCTCATGCTGGGCAGCCAGGCCTTTGTTTCCTATttaatagggagaaaaaaagtatttttaattattcaaataaacacgtttgtgtgcccagcactgtactAGGCCCTCCCTAAACACGAGCTCCCCCTTCCCTTGGGCTCTGCCTGCCTCCGTCTCCGGGACCTGTGACCTGCCCATGGAGTGAGGCTGGGAACAGAAGGCTCGCCTGCccagctgggccttgaaggaagTGAATTCCCCATGCCTGTGGTTTCTGGAATCCTTGGGTTTTGGTGGCTCTAAGGAGGTAGGCGTGTGCTGTGAGGGCCCTGAGCTGCAGCCACCTGGGCACCATCTCTGTTGGATGTTCGGCCCCCACAGGCTGCCCCCTCTGCTTGCCCTGGGGAGCCGGGCCTTCCCCCAGGCCCTGTACTTTAGGGCCAGctaccctgcccccagcccaggcctggcagCCACAGCCCCTTCACTCAGGAGGAGTGGGAGCCCAGCAAGGGGCAGGCGGGCAGCGGGGCAGGGGACTAGGGGGGCAGGGGAGAACAGAGCCAGGCCGGGCCCCGTATGCTTAGCCCAGCTCCTGTCTGGACCTGCTCTCACCCTCTGGTTTCCATCGCTGCCCTGGGGATAATTTGACTCACTTCTTCTGATTTCCCCTCTTGTTCCTCATGTGGCATTTCCATACAAACATGCCACTTGAGATGCTGTGACGGGAGGTGGGTGCTGCCCTGGTGAGGGAGGTCCCTGTCTGCGGGCATGCTGGGGACACTGATCTCTGCTGCACCCGCTCAGGGAAGCCGGCCCCTGGAACTGCTCGGCCAGCCTCCCTCTGCCCGCTGTGGGTCCCACACCccgggctggaggggaggggatcaTTCCAACAGTCCCCACACCCACAGAGGCTCAGACAGAGGCAGCAAAGTCCCAGAGTGGCTGGGACCTAGAGGGGGCAGGTGGGCTGGGCGTGGAGGCAGGAGGTTTATGGCTCATGAATGAAGTTTCGGGGCAGGAGGGGAAGAGCGTGGGGAGCGATTGCTCTTGGAGTATCTCTTCTGGAGGGTTCCAGGcccagaggggaggaagggacagtACCCCTTGCCCTGGCACTCCCCCAGACCCGTGTTTCTGGTGGCTCAGACAGAGACGAGCACCCGTGGCACCCCCCTCCTGCTCTCAGAAGCTTGGTTGGGGTTTGGTGGGGGTGTCCCCGCCTCCCCTCAGGGAGCCTCACTGGCCTGGGCTAGTGTCCCCGACCAGGATGGCCAGGCGGGTGGCTGAGCCCAGTGGGCACCTGGAGCCCTGCAGCTTCCCGCGGCCAGCcttccacccccttccctccagcaGTCTGGGGGCCGTGGCCACCCCCGCCCCGGGATTGGCTGGTGGAGGTGTCCCCTCTGTGGCCTACATTCCCTCACGGGAAGCAGGAAGCAGGCCGAGCGTGTCCTCGTAGAATTGAATAGCAGGAAGTCTCTCCATTTACACAAAGAAAGTTGGCAGATGTGAGCAGGCGTCCCAACCACAGGGCCGGGACTGCCAGGCAGGCGGGGCCTGGGCGTCACACCGGCTCCCCACGCACAGCCGGGCTGTGGGCTAAGTGGGCGCCCACTGGGACGGGGGTCCGAGCCTGGCCCTCCTGCCAGCTGACGGCCTCCTGTCTGCCCGCAGCCCCCCATCAGCACCCCACGCCGCTCTGACTCGGCCATCTCCGTCCGCTCCCTGCACTCGGAGTCCAGCATGTCCCTGCGCTCCACATTCTCACTgcccgaggaggaggaggagccggTAGGTGTGGCCGGGCAGGCTCGGTGCAGACTCCAAGGGACCCTCCCCGTCCTGGGGCGGTGGGGGCACCTTCCCCTCAGGCCCTGATCGGGGCCCCTGATCCGCACGGGTCCACGTCAGGGACTCggggggctgggctgggtccCCCAGGCACGTTcttctcactccccaccccaggggcTGCCCAGGCATCAGCTTTGGGAATGAAAGGCGGGTTCCACGTGGGGCCCTTTCTAGTCTCTGTCCCAGGGAGAGGGTAGGTGTCACGGGGTGAGGGCATGGCTGGAGGGGTTCTTCCTGCTCAGGTCTGCTGGAGCTCAGGCCCAGCTGTAGGCTTCAGTGGACTCCTCCTCTCAGGACACATCCTGGCAGAGGTGCTTCCACCCCAATAGGGCAGCCCAGGCCCgcagaggaaggggctggggccCTGGGTGCCCGCACTCATGTCAGCAGTCCCAGGCCCCACCCTCACCCAGCCCTGCCTGTTCTAGGAGCCGCTGGTGTTTGCCGAGCAGCCCTCGGTGAAGCTCTGCTGCCAGCTCTGCTGCAGTGTGTTCAAGGACCCTGTGATCACCACGTGTGGGGTGAGGCTGCCCCTCCCTGACCTGTGCACCACCGTGAGGCCCCTTTCATGGGCAGCCTTGGCCTCGCTCACAGGCCTGGTCTGGCCGCCCAGCAGGTGCCCTTTGCAGTGGGCACGGGGTGAGGGCAGCTCTGCGGCCACACCCCAATCTGCCCATTGTCTCCACAGCACACCTTCTGTCGAAGATGCGCCTTGAAGTCAGGTAGGGCCCTCTCAGCCTAGGCTCGGCCACCTTTATTCCCCAGCGGTGGGAGGTCCCTCTGGGGACGTCCGGCCTGGGCCCAGCACTGATGGAGACCCTGGCTGCACAGCCGCTTCTCCCTAGTCCTCCTGCGGCAGTGGTTCCTGGGTGACTGCTCAGGCCAGGCTCGGGCCAGGCTCAAGACCTTGATGAGCACGGCAGCTCAGAGCCTGAGCACGGCAGCTCAGAGCCCGCCCCACGGCGGGTGTGGGTGGGCCTTCTGGGCACAGTGCCCACTCTCTCGGACGCTGCCCCTGCTGTCAAGGCTGCCAGCCTCACCGTCTCAGGCCTTAGCAGCTGGCCCAGGACTGGCCCTCTCCGTGCTCTGTCCTCAGCTCTCTTGGCCCTGCCCCAGACTCTCGGGTCAACTGAGAGGCCTCTGCCACCACCGGCTCACCCAGTGGTCATTCTTGGTGGCCCAGCCATGCACCCTTTCCTGTTACGGGCACCCCAGAGGGGAAGGTAGATGGGTGGATTAGGCCCCTGACAGAGGCTCAGCCCACCCAGCTGGGGGAGCGTGTTCCAGGCCTGCCGCCCACCAGGGAATGGTCTCCCCCAGAGCAGCCTGGCCACagtgcccagggcagggctgccagGGGAGATGGTGGCTGGGTGGGCTGTGGGGTCAGCATGCCCTCCCCCCCAGAGAAGTGTCCCGTGGACAATGCCAAGCTGACGGTGGTGGTGAACAACATCGCAGTGGCTGAGCAGATTGGCGAGCTCTTCATCCACTGCAGGCACGGTTGTCGGGCAGTCGGGGGCGGGAAGCCCACTGTCTTTGAGGTGGACCCCCGAGGGTGTCCCTTCACCATCAAGCTCAGCGCCCGGAAGTAAGTGCCCCCCTCCgtccccagtccccaccccccaggggtACTGAGAACCAGTGCCCCTGGGGACTCAGCACCCCCCCACgtcccacctcccccagggacCACGAGGGCAGCTGTGACTACAGGCCTGTGCGGTGCCCCAACAACCCCAGCTGCCCGCCCCTTCTCAAGATGAACTTGGAGGCACATCTCAAGGAGTGCGAGCACATCAAGTGTCCCCACTCCAAGTACGGGTGAGTGGGCGGGGGTGGGCGCACGGGGCtgccccggggtgggggtgggcagaccTGAGGGGGCGAGTGGGCCTGGGCTGGCATTCACGGTCCCTCCTTCAGCAAACCTTGGTTGAGATCCACCTGTctgccaggctctggggagaCGACCTTAGCGGGAACCACACCATCGTCTATGTAATTACAAACTGAGGTACAGGTGCTGAGGAGACCTGCGCACCATGGGAACACGGGGGACGGAGCGGTCAGGGAGCTGCGGGTGGTTGGGGAAGGCACAAGCTgagaatgaatgcatgcatgggCACGAGCCGGGCAAAGACCTGGGTGAGGGCTTCCGGCAGCTGGCGGAGTTGAGagcagaggggaggtgggggtgggggaagaggcagCAGCTGGCTCTTTAGGGCAGAAGCTGGTGAGGTGGTGGAGGAGCCCTTGAAGAGCTCTGAGCAGGAGTGAAGTGACTGGATTGCTGGGTAGAAGCAGGGTGGGTAGGTGGGTTGGTGGGCATGCAGGTATGCAGAGGATGGTGGCCCATTGGGGCTGCAGTGGGCACAGAAGTGGGATTTGAGAGAGATTCTTGGGGTTGGGGAGGCAAAGGGAAGGGCCTAACTGGGCGGGCAGTTGAACAGGTGGGCAGGGCAGCTGTCCTGTCCCTCCAGGTGCACGTTCATTGGAAACCAGGACACGTATGAGACGCACTTGGAAACCTGCCGCTTCGAGGGCCTGAAGGAGTTCCTTCAGCAGACGGATGACCGCTTCCACGAGATGCATGTGGCACTGGCTCAGAAGGACCAGGAGATCGCCTTCCTGCGCTCCATGTTGGGCAAGCTCTCAGAGAAGATCGACCAGCTGGAGAAGAGCCTGGAGCTCAAGTTCGGTGAGAGCCTGGCCCAGAGGTGGCAGGGGTGCAGCCCCTCCTCCTGGTCCCTGACACCCTTCTTCTGGTCCCTGCTACACAGATGTCCTGGATGAAAACCAGAGCAAGCTCAGCGAGGACCTCATGGAGTTCCGGAGGGACGCGTCCATGTTGAATGTGAGCGGGCAGGGGCCTGatgcagggaggtggggtggggtgggggacacaggaCCATCTCTCAGCTTGGGTCCCAGCAGGAGGCTTGTTCCCACTTATGATTAGGTGTCTGTGCTGGGAGGGCTGTTGCTGCATCTGCCCTGCCCTGGCAGAGCTCAGGCCTGGGGCCATGGAGGGCTGTggagccccgcccaccccaccctctgctcTACTCTTGGCCTCGCAGGACGAGCTGTCCCACATCAATGCACGGCTGAACATGGGCATCCTAGGATGTGAGTATGGGCCCACTGCCGCTCCCGCCGCCATCCCCGAAGCCCCCTCCAGTTCCCCCATCACCAGTTCCCCCATCTCTCTGCAGCCTACGACCCACAGCAGATCTTCAAGTGCAAAGGAACTTTTGTGGGTCACCAGGGCCCTGTCTGGTGTCTCTGCGTCTACTCAATGGGGGACCTGCTCTTCAGCGGCTCCTCTGACAAGACCATCAAGGTGGGTAGGGTCCTGCCTAGGGGCTTGGCAgcctggtggggcaggggtgggcattGCACACCAGCCTCTGCCGGCTCCAGGCCTGCTCATGGATGGggctttctcccctccccccatgctcACGTCATTCCTGCCATGGTGCCCCCTGCCACTGGGCTGACCCTGCTGGGACCTGCCCTGATCCTGGTCTCTGCAGGTGTGGGACACGTGTACCACCTACAAGTGCCAGAAGACGCTGGAGGGCCATGATGGCATTGTGCTGGCACTCTGCATCCAGGGGTGAGTGCAGGCACACGTGTGTCCACAGACCACAGGGCCCATGTGGAGCCAGGGATGGGAGGTCCTGTGGACTGTGAGCTTGAGTCCATGGCTGCACGTGTCCTAGAGTGGCTCTTGTCTGCTCCTCCTGGGAGACGCCCTCGACCCTGAGCAGGGCTGAATCATGGGTGGCAGCATGTAGGCCTTCCACCTCTGAAGCCGTACATTCACAGAGCAGAGCCTTGGCCCTGGAGAGACTCAGGCAGCCAGAGGACAGAGGTGGGACCAGAGAGTGGAGGCAGGGCCTCAGCTACTGCTGGCCGACAGCCAGAGCCCGGGGCGCAGCACCACAGAGGAGCCTGCCTGGCCACCCCCTCACCCCTAGGGTGCCCCTTCTAGACCTTCCCTCCTGTCTTGTGTCATGAGTCTTCTGGTTGTGGgcgtgagtgtgtgagtgtgtgtgtatgagagagagagatgctggcTCACAGGAAGCAACAGCTTGACTGCCAACAACACTAACAGGGGTAATTACCTCCCAGCTCAGCTGTCAGATGCTTGCCAGGCAGGCACGGGGCTGGGCCTCCACTTCCAAGGTCCCCTCGCTAAGGCAGGAAAACCAAGGCTGGGCTCAGCAGTGATCCTGGCAATGGCCCAGGCTGCTGGTTCCCAGTGGCCAGTGCTCCCCGAGCCTGGCCAGGGCATTGTCAGCGAGGGTACTGGCTTCTCGCACCCTGACACCTTGGCTTTGCTTCCCCAGGTGCAAGCTCTACAGCGGCTCAGCCGACTGCACCATCATCGTGAGTGGGGCCGGCGGGCGGGCCGGGACCCCCAGGCTTGCTGTGCCATTGGGGCCTGGGCTCGGCCAGGGCCTAAGGCTTCCGGTCCTCCCTCCCGCCAGGTTTGGGACATCCAGAACCTGCAGAAGGTGAACACGATCCGGGCCCACGACAACCCGGTGTGCACGCTGGTCTCCTCACACAACATGCTCTTCAGCGGCTCCCTGAAGGCCATCAAGGTCAGGCAAGGTGGTGTACGTGTGTGCAGGGCGGCAGGGTGCCGGTGCCTGCCCCCCAGGCCTGCGCTCACAGCCACTCCCACAGGTGTGGGACATTGTGGGCACCGAGCTGAAGCTGAAGAAGGAGCTCACCGGCCTCAACCACTGGGTGCGGGCCCTGGTGGCTGCCCAGAGCTACCTGTACAGCGGCTCCTACCAGACAATCAAGGTGCGCCCTCCCTATGCTGGCTCCATCTGCCCTGCCCCCGCGCTGCCAGCGTGGGGAGACCCTCACATGCACCCTGGGTGGTGGGCTGCTGAGAGGCCCAGGGGATGAGGCGCCTGGCCTGGGACCAAGTGACCCACACTTGCCCATAGATCTGGGACATCCGGACCCTCGACTGCATCCACGTCCTGCAGACATCTGGCGGCAGCGTCTACTCTATTGCCGTGACGAATCACCACATTGTCTGTGGCACCTACGAGAACCTCATCCATGTAAGAGTGGATGCCAAAGGGCAGGGTCTGACTCTGGGCCCCTGCCTTCCCCGTCTGTGTCTCTGACCTGCCTGTGCCACCCCCTCAGGTGTGGGACATTGAGTCTAAGGAGCAAGTGCGGACCCTGACAGGACACGTTGGCACTGTGTATGCCCTGGCGGTCATCTCGACGCCAGACCAGACCAAAGTCTTCAGCGCATCCTACGACCGGTCTCTCAGGGTGCGAGCTGGCCTACCGACAGTGGGAGGCTCAGGGTGGGTGCCAGGCCTGGGCGGTCCTCATGTCCCATGTGCCCCCAGGTCTGGAGTATGGACAACATGATCTGCACGCAGACTCTGCTGCGTCACCAGGGCAGTGTGACTGCACTGGCAGTGTCCCGGGGCCGGCTCTTCTCAGGAGCCGTGGACAGCACCGTGAAGGTCAGTGCCTTGGCCCAGGCCATCCAAAGGGGCTGCATggggggagcgggggcgggggagtTGGGATCTAGCAGCCCTGGGCAGGGGGCAGTGAAGGCAGGTATGGACGGCAGCTGGCTCTGGGGCTGGATGGCCAAAGGGGCACCTGAAACAGAGCCTTTCCCCTGCAGGTGTGGACTTGCTAACAGAATCCAGGCCAGGTCTTGGCTTCCTCTGGGCCTGACCTAGGCCTGTCCAAGTCCAGCGAGCCACATGACTGATCTTGGGGTCTCTGCCTGCCCCATGGGAACAGGCAGGCAGACTCAGCCAGGCAGACaatgccctccctgccctgcGCCCAGTGAGCCTCTCTCTGCTTGGCCTTGTCATCGTCACTGCCAGGACAGTGCCCAGACCATCTGGGTGCCAGGTACGACGCTCACCAGgcccaccctccatccccactCCAGATGGACTGTGGGCCTTTTTACTCaccttttctactgtttttagACTGTATATAAATTTGATTACTTCCTGACTGAAATAAAAGCTGCACAGACTGTGGCTTTGAGTGGGGATGGTCctcaggaggaggaagaggccacCTGAGGACACTGGGGAGCACAGGCACCAGCAACCAGTGTGAGAGAAGCTGGGGTGGGAAGCTGGGCAGGGACCACAGGAGGCTCCTGTTGATATCCCCAGGATGTACACTCTTGGTGCCTTCTTCTCCCTGTCGGGAACAGGCTAGCCCCCCACTTGCCCCAATGTACATACCCCAAAAAAGTGAGCCAGGCAGCTCCATATTCTGCTGTTTATTGACAGCTGACAGTAGCTCCCTGCCCggaccccccctccccacctgctggCCCTGGCCTGGGCCACCCACTGAGGAGAGACCAGGTAGCTGGCCAGGCCCACCCACCCGGGGACGTGCCGGCACATGACCACTGGAAGGGGCCCCACACACCCAGGCACCACCTTGGCAGACCCCCTCAGCCCACCTGAATCACAATCGCTGGTTTTCGGcgctttttaattctcttttttgttAAGAAATGTCAGAGTTGTGCCCAACACGTGGATCAGCAGACACGATAGAGGAGGCCAGTCAGTAGTTTTTGGAGTggggagatggaggaagaaggcGAGAACGACCACACAACACGGCCTCAGACCATGAGCAGAGCGTCTGTGGGAACTGGAGCGGGGGTGGGCTGGCTGCGTGGGGCCAGCTCAGGGCCCCAAGGAGGGAGGGTTGGACACACCCTCACACGCACCACACGCAGCCTGGCATGCATGCCCTGCACCCACTGCTGTCACCCAACTGACGCGCCCACGTTCACCACGCTGTGCACACAGCTCCCCT includes:
- the TRAF7 gene encoding E3 ubiquitin-protein ligase TRAF7 isoform X1; this translates as MSSGKSARYNRFSGGPSNLPTPDATTGTRMETTFGPAFSAVTTITKADGTSTYKQHRRTPSSSSSLAYSPREEEDSMPPISTPRRSDSAISVRSLHSESSMSLRSTFSLPEEEEEPEPLVFAEQPSVKLCCQLCCSVFKDPVITTCGHTFCRRCALKSEKCPVDNAKLTVVVNNIAVAEQIGELFIHCRHGCRAVGGGKPTVFEVDPRGCPFTIKLSARKDHEGSCDYRPVRCPNNPSCPPLLKMNLEAHLKECEHIKCPHSKYGCTFIGNQDTYETHLETCRFEGLKEFLQQTDDRFHEMHVALAQKDQEIAFLRSMLGKLSEKIDQLEKSLELKFDVLDENQSKLSEDLMEFRRDASMLNDELSHINARLNMGILGSYDPQQIFKCKGTFVGHQGPVWCLCVYSMGDLLFSGSSDKTIKVWDTCTTYKCQKTLEGHDGIVLALCIQGCKLYSGSADCTIIVWDIQNLQKVNTIRAHDNPVCTLVSSHNMLFSGSLKAIKVWDIVGTELKLKKELTGLNHWVRALVAAQSYLYSGSYQTIKIWDIRTLDCIHVLQTSGGSVYSIAVTNHHIVCGTYENLIHVWDIESKEQVRTLTGHVGTVYALAVISTPDQTKVFSASYDRSLRVWSMDNMICTQTLLRHQGSVTALAVSRGRLFSGAVDSTVKVWTC
- the TRAF7 gene encoding E3 ubiquitin-protein ligase TRAF7 isoform X2; the protein is MSSGKSARYNRFSGGPSNLPTPDATTGTRMETTFGPAFSAVTTITKADGTSTYKQHRRTPSSSSSLAYSPREEEDSMPPISTPRRSDSAISVRSLHSESSMSLRSTFSLPEEEEEPEPLVFAEQPSVKLCCQLCCSVFKDPVITTCGHTFCRRCALKSEKCPVDNAKLTVVVNNIAVAEQIGELFIHCRHGCRAVGGGKPTVFEVDPRGCPFTIKLSARKDHEGSCDYRPVRCPNNPSCPPLLKMNLEAHLKECEHIKCPHSKCTFIGNQDTYETHLETCRFEGLKEFLQQTDDRFHEMHVALAQKDQEIAFLRSMLGKLSEKIDQLEKSLELKFDVLDENQSKLSEDLMEFRRDASMLNDELSHINARLNMGILGSYDPQQIFKCKGTFVGHQGPVWCLCVYSMGDLLFSGSSDKTIKVWDTCTTYKCQKTLEGHDGIVLALCIQGCKLYSGSADCTIIVWDIQNLQKVNTIRAHDNPVCTLVSSHNMLFSGSLKAIKVWDIVGTELKLKKELTGLNHWVRALVAAQSYLYSGSYQTIKIWDIRTLDCIHVLQTSGGSVYSIAVTNHHIVCGTYENLIHVWDIESKEQVRTLTGHVGTVYALAVISTPDQTKVFSASYDRSLRVWSMDNMICTQTLLRHQGSVTALAVSRGRLFSGAVDSTVKVWTC
- the TRAF7 gene encoding E3 ubiquitin-protein ligase TRAF7 isoform X4, with the translated sequence MSSGKSARYNRFSGGPSNLPTPDATTGTRMETTFGPAFSAVTTITKADGTSTYKQHRRTPSSSSSLAYSPREEEDSMPPISTPRRSDSAISVRSLHSESSMSLRSTFSLPEEEEEPEPLVFAEQPSVKLCCQLCCSVFKDPVITTCGHTFCRRCALKSEKCPVDNAKLTVVVNNIAVAEQIGELFIHCRHGCRAVGGGKPTVFEVDPRGCPFTIKLSARKDHEGSCDYRPVRCPNNPSCPPLLKMNLEAHLKECEHIKCPHSKCTFIGNQDTYETHLETCRFEGLKEFLQQTDDRFHEMHVALAQKDQEIAFLRSMLGKLSEKIDQLEKSLELKFDVLDENQSKLSEDLMEFRRDASMLNDELSHINARLNMGILGSYDPQQIFKCKGTFVGHQGPVWCLCVYSMGDLLFSGSSDKTIKVWDTCTTYKCQKTLEGHDGIVLALCIQGCKLYSGSADCTIIVWDIQNLQKVNTIRAHDNPVCTLVSSHNMLFSGSLKAIKVWDIVGTELKLKKELTGLNHWVRALVAAQSYLYSGSYQTIKVWDIESKEQVRTLTGHVGTVYALAVISTPDQTKVFSASYDRSLRVWSMDNMICTQTLLRHQGSVTALAVSRGRLFSGAVDSTVKVWTC
- the TRAF7 gene encoding E3 ubiquitin-protein ligase TRAF7 isoform X3, producing METTFGPAFSAVTTITKADGTSTYKQHRRTPSSSSSLAYSPREEEDSMPPISTPRRSDSAISVRSLHSESSMSLRSTFSLPEEEEEPEPLVFAEQPSVKLCCQLCCSVFKDPVITTCGHTFCRRCALKSEKCPVDNAKLTVVVNNIAVAEQIGELFIHCRHGCRAVGGGKPTVFEVDPRGCPFTIKLSARKDHEGSCDYRPVRCPNNPSCPPLLKMNLEAHLKECEHIKCPHSKYGCTFIGNQDTYETHLETCRFEGLKEFLQQTDDRFHEMHVALAQKDQEIAFLRSMLGKLSEKIDQLEKSLELKFDVLDENQSKLSEDLMEFRRDASMLNDELSHINARLNMGILGSYDPQQIFKCKGTFVGHQGPVWCLCVYSMGDLLFSGSSDKTIKVWDTCTTYKCQKTLEGHDGIVLALCIQGCKLYSGSADCTIIVWDIQNLQKVNTIRAHDNPVCTLVSSHNMLFSGSLKAIKVWDIVGTELKLKKELTGLNHWVRALVAAQSYLYSGSYQTIKIWDIRTLDCIHVLQTSGGSVYSIAVTNHHIVCGTYENLIHVWDIESKEQVRTLTGHVGTVYALAVISTPDQTKVFSASYDRSLRVWSMDNMICTQTLLRHQGSVTALAVSRGRLFSGAVDSTVKVWTC
- the TRAF7 gene encoding E3 ubiquitin-protein ligase TRAF7 isoform X5; this encodes MSLRSTFSLPEEEEEPEPLVFAEQPSVKLCCQLCCSVFKDPVITTCGHTFCRRCALKSEKCPVDNAKLTVVVNNIAVAEQIGELFIHCRHGCRAVGGGKPTVFEVDPRGCPFTIKLSARKDHEGSCDYRPVRCPNNPSCPPLLKMNLEAHLKECEHIKCPHSKYGCTFIGNQDTYETHLETCRFEGLKEFLQQTDDRFHEMHVALAQKDQEIAFLRSMLGKLSEKIDQLEKSLELKFDVLDENQSKLSEDLMEFRRDASMLNDELSHINARLNMGILGSYDPQQIFKCKGTFVGHQGPVWCLCVYSMGDLLFSGSSDKTIKVWDTCTTYKCQKTLEGHDGIVLALCIQGCKLYSGSADCTIIVWDIQNLQKVNTIRAHDNPVCTLVSSHNMLFSGSLKAIKVWDIVGTELKLKKELTGLNHWVRALVAAQSYLYSGSYQTIKIWDIRTLDCIHVLQTSGGSVYSIAVTNHHIVCGTYENLIHVWDIESKEQVRTLTGHVGTVYALAVISTPDQTKVFSASYDRSLRVWSMDNMICTQTLLRHQGSVTALAVSRGRLFSGAVDSTVKVWTC